From a single Scylla paramamosain isolate STU-SP2022 chromosome 28, ASM3559412v1, whole genome shotgun sequence genomic region:
- the LOC135114766 gene encoding nuclear factor NF-kappa-B p100 subunit-like isoform X8 — protein sequence MNSPYSGESASPYSSDQSIGVPSPPTVVAAFNRPYDAIHHDGPYINILEQPQSKFRFRYKSEMVGTHGQLKADRAEKNRAAFPTVKLSKWNSGPAVIRLTLYTAEDNINQRKRHVHELSGKNCNKETGICEVVVDEKSDYTAVFQNLGIIHIAKRDTREIIKQRKLEELMTLARVRKPHHSNEEIRRSITPTDLKKIDEEAEEEAKSMDLNKVVLRFQAFQYDKNIESYRPITLPVDSDVVFNLKNATTGELKIVRMSACSAPCTGGTEIWLLVEKVRRNNVHIKFFELDENDREVWKAYGEFADADVHHQYAIVFRTPRYRVTNLSTSVRVKVQLERPTDKDTSEALDFTYLPDSLKRPRINLENTLEEGKPHFSDLPPAKRFNISSYTNEAIDLSNNTRNVGQEDSMPPPDIIEMIIRSPELTDTSVMGHYALEVSNQSPQHVVPSPAIHGDSSNQGLYSPLHPGSTEVTSTYSNVLQVPSPVQMSPSSPQYSMMSPGGESVGSPSYPGSGGVVVTTTHYSQPSQSPQYIQAPSPGMMVPSPGYQDPSPQLITQQQFLQQQQQQQQQQQQQQQLRQIQLQQQQQQQQQQQQQQQQMLKTEPLGSHVVQGASSAWDGLQQGGVMMQPLTQPQPQPVLQVPEYDLPNCFSVGNMEQESSLMDILEIAGEQLGFESGFTNPDIKTDYGGKKSSDSKKKLKEQPIGSSPSVDALSKMMADVRVDSSSGNSNRRNFPPQRPEGQSQQRLSRDADVAFRVAVSAAECLQAYAATGDISLLLATHRYLLAVQNNQGDTALHTAVSNKNMEAFNKILKASEKINPRDLLNAQNFAHETALHQAIRGNELTMVRRLVATPGCNVSLVDSQGNTPIHSAAGLQDPQCLDALLTQPINGARSALTQAINIYNYQGETPLHVAVVSGSLECVRRLVEAGAQVHHCDRKRGANPLHLAAMFGRRDIAAFLIDHTSVTVEAAMFDGNTALHLAAQSRDAELCRLLMRAKADPQVRNALSRRKKSSESEEEEDEVDEEEEDDSEEEHQGYTPLDYAGDDEEILAILRGEEPVEVQAAGEVLVGEGKKEAPQYSALDSGIDISVTDIQSSELASDGSQESAGELSERTRGHLASLLSGDTWQHLAQLLDLEFLVPCLGKEATPAHMLLQPENMKGVSMEKLRECLEVLGLKDCVAVLDQA from the exons ATGAATTCCCCATATAGTGGAGAGTCTGCCTCTCCCTACTCCTCAGACCAGTCCATTGgggttccttctcctcctacagtGGTTGCTGCCTTCAACCGTCCATATGATG CCATCCACCATGATGGGCCATACATCAACATCCTGGAGCAACCACAGTCCAAGTTTCGATTCCGTTACAAAAGTGAGATGGTGGGTACACATGGACAGCTGAAGGCAGACCGAGCTGAGAAGAACAGAGCTGCCTTCCCTACAGTTAAG ctTTCCAAGTGGAACAGTGGTCCAGCTGTCATACGCCTCACTCTGTACACTGCTGAGGACAATATTAACCAGCGGAAGCGACACGTTCATGAACTGTCTGGGAAAAACTGCAACAAGGAGACAGGGAtttgtgaagtggtggtggatgaaAAAAGTGACTATACAGCTGT ATTCCAGAATCTTGGAATCATCCACATTGCAAAGCGTGACACAAGGGAGATAATCAAACAACGAAAGCTTGAAGAGTTAATGACTCTTGCCAGAGTGCGTAAGCCACATCACAGCAATGAGGAGATCCGTCGTAGCATCACCCCAACAGATCTTAAAAAG ATTGAtgaggaagcagaagaggaagcaaagagtATGGACCTGAACAAGGTGGTGCTGCGGTTCCAGGCTTTCCAGTATGACAAGAACATTGAGAGTTATAGACCCATTACTCTGCCTGTTGACTCTGATGTTGTCTTTAACCTAA AGAATGCCACTACTGGCGAGCTAAAGATAGTGCGGATGTCTGCATGCTCTGCCCCCTGCACTGGTGGGACAGAGATCTGGCTCCTGGTGGAGAAAGTGCGAAGAA ACAATGTCCATATCAAGTTCTTTGAGCTGGATGAGAATGACAGAGAGGTGTGGAAAGCTTATGGAGAGTTTGCTGATGCAGATGTTCACCACCAGTATGCTATTGTCTTCAG AACACCACGCTACAGGGTTACCAATCTGAGCACGTCCGTACGAGTGAAGGTACAACTTGAGCGCCCCACTGACAAAGACACAAGTGAGGCACTGGATTTCACCTATCTCCCTGACA GTCTGAAGAGGCCCCGAATCAACCTTGAGAACACCTTGGAAGAAGGGAAGCCGCACTTCAGTGACCTGCCTCCTGCCAAGAGATTTAACATCAGCTCCTATACAAATGAGGCCATTGATCTCAGTAACAACA CGAGGAATGTAGGCCAAGAGGACTCGATGCCACCACCTGACATAATTGAGATGATCATTAGAA GTCCTGAGCTAACTGACACCAGTGTGATGGGCCATTATGCACTGGAGGTGTCAAACCAGTCACCACAACATGTCGTCCCCTCACCAGCAATCCATGGGGACAGCAGCAATCAAGGCTTGTACTCCCCACTACACCCTGGGTCCACAGAAGTGACCTCCACCTACAGTAATGTGCTGCAG GTACCATCTCCAGTGCAGATGTCCCCCAGCTCCCCACAGTACAGCATGATGTCTCCTGGAGGGGAATCAGTTGGCTCACCTTCTTACCCTGGCTCTGGAGGAGTTGTAGTGACAACCACCCACTACTCTCAGCCATCACAGTCACCTCAGTATATTCAAGCACCCTCACCAGGGATGATGGTGCCTTCACCTGGCTACCAGGATCCTTCCCCTCAGCTCATCACACAACAGCAGTTtttacagcaacaacagcagcagcagcagcaacaacaacaacagcagcagttgaGACAAATACAGcttcagcagcaacaacagcaacagcaacagcaacagcagcagcagcagcagatgctTAAAACTGAGCCTTTAGGATCACATGTG GTGCAGGGTGCTAGCAGTGCTTGGGATGGCCTGCAGCAGGGAGGAGTCATGATGCAGCCCCttacacagccacagccacagccagtCCTTCAG GTTCCAGAGTACGATTTGCCCAACTGCTTCAGTGTTGGTAACATGGAACAGGAATCCTCACTGATGGATATCCTGGAAATTGCTGGTGAACAGCTTGGCTTTGAATCAGGATTTACTAACCCAGACATCAAGACAGATTACGGTGGCAAGAAGA GTTCAGACTCtaagaagaaactgaaggagcAACCCATTGGCTCAAGTCCATCTGTGGATGCACTCAGCAAGATGATGGCAGATGTCAGAGTGGACAGCTCATCAGGAAACAGCAACAGGAGGAATTTCCCCCCACAGCGGCCTGAAGGACAGTCTCAGCAACGACTGTCCCGAGATGCAGATGTGGCCTTCAGGGTGGCAGTGAGTGCTGCCGAGTGTCTCCAAGCATATGCAGCGACTGGGGACATATCGCTGCTCCTGGCAACGCACCGCTACCTCTTGGCTGTTCAGAATAACCAGGGAGATAC AGCCCTCCATACTGCTGTCAGCAATAAGAACATGGAAGCCTTCAACAAAATTCTTAAAGCAAGTGAGAAAATTAATCCAAGAGACCTCCTTAATGCCCAGAACTTTGCTCATGAA ACGGCCCTCCACCAAGCCATCCGTGGCAATGAGCTGACAATGGTACGTCGCTTGGTGGCCACACCAGGCTGCAATGTGAGTTTAGTGGACAGCCAGGGCAACACCCCCATCCACAGTGCTGCTGGCCTGCAGGACCCTCAGTGCTTGGATGCCCTCCTCACACAGCCTATCAATGGGGCTCGCTCTGCTCTCACCCAGGCCATCAACATCTACAATTACCAAG GAGAGACACCTCTGCATGTGGCTGTGGTGTCTGGCAGCCTGGAGTGTGTGCGGCGGCTGGTGGAGGCCGGGGCACAGGTACACCATTGTGACCGTAAGAGAGGAGCAAACCCTCTCCACCTGGCTGCCATGTTTGGGCGGAGGGACATTGCCGCATTCCTCATTGATCAT acGAGTGTGACTGTGGAGGCAGCCATGTTTGATGGCAACACAGCCCTCCATCTGGCAGCCCAAAGCAGAGATGCTGAGTTGTGCCGTCTCCTCATGAGAGCCAAG GCCGATCCTCAAGTCCGAAATGCCctaagtagaaggaaaaagtcCTCAGaatcagaagaggaagaagatgaagttgatgaggaagaggaggatgattctgaagaggaacatcaaggATACACCCCGTTGGACTATGctggagatgatgaggag ATCCTGGCAATCCTGCGTGGAGAGGAGCCTGTGGAGGTGCAGGCTGCAGGGGAGGTGTTGGTGGGGGAAGGCAAGAAAGAAGCTCCTCAGTACTCAGCGCTCGACTCTGGAATTGACATCTCTGTCACAGACATACAGAGTTCAGAGCTGGCCTCTGATGGAAGCCAAGAAAG TGCTGGGGAGCTGAGTGAGCGTACTCGAGGACACCTGGCAAGCCTCCTCAGCGGGGACACCTGGCAGCACCTTGCCCAGTTGCTTGACCTGGAGTTCCTGGTGCCATGCCTGGGCAAGGAAGCCACACCAGCCCACATGCTGCTTCAGCCGGAGAACATGAAG GGTGTGTCCATGGAGAAGCTGCGGGAGTGCCTGGAGGTGCTGGGCTTGAAGGACTGTGTCGCTGTGTTGGACCAGGCATAG
- the LOC135114766 gene encoding nuclear factor NF-kappa-B p100 subunit-like isoform X2, which yields MLLHKRTALKGLVLLERGGMNSPYSGESASPYSSDQSIGVPSPPTVVAAFNRPYDAIHHDGPYINILEQPQSKFRFRYKSEMVGTHGQLKADRAEKNRAAFPTVKLSKWNSGPAVIRLTLYTAEDNINQRKRHVHELSGKNCNKETGICEVVVDEKSDYTAVFQNLGIIHIAKRDTREIIKQRKLEELMTLARVRKPHHSNEEIRRSITPTDLKKIDEEAEEEAKSMDLNKVVLRFQAFQYDKNIESYRPITLPVDSDVVFNLKNATTGELKIVRMSACSAPCTGGTEIWLLVEKVRRNNVHIKFFELDENDREVWKAYGEFADADVHHQYAIVFRTPRYRVTNLSTSVRVKVQLERPTDKDTSEALDFTYLPDSLKRPRINLENTLEEGKPHFSDLPPAKRFNISSYTNEAIDLSNNTRNVGQEDSMPPPDIIEMIIRSPELTDTSVMGHYALEVSNQSPQHVVPSPAIHGDSSNQGLYSPLHPGSTEVTSTYSNVLQVPSPVQMSPSSPQYSMMSPGGESVGSPSYPGSGGVVVTTTHYSQPSQSPQYIQAPSPGMMVPSPGYQDPSPQLITQQQFLQQQQQQQQQQQQQQQLRQIQLQQQQQQQQQQQQQQQQMLKTEPLGSHVVQGASSAWDGLQQGGVMMQPLTQPQPQPVLQVPEYDLPNCFSVGNMEQESSLMDILEIAGEQLGFESGFTNPDIKTDYGGKKSSDSKKKLKEQPIGSSPSVDALSKMMADVRVDSSSGNSNRRNFPPQRPEGQSQQRLSRDADVAFRVAVSAAECLQAYAATGDISLLLATHRYLLAVQNNQGDTALHTAVSNKNMEAFNKILKASEKINPRDLLNAQNFAHETALHQAIRGNELTMVRRLVATPGCNVSLVDSQGNTPIHSAAGLQDPQCLDALLTQPINGARSALTQAINIYNYQGETPLHVAVVSGSLECVRRLVEAGAQVHHCDRKRGANPLHLAAMFGRRDIAAFLIDHTSVTVEAAMFDGNTALHLAAQSRDAELCRLLMRAKADPQVRNALSRRKKSSESEEEEDEVDEEEEDDSEEEHQGYTPLDYAGDDEEILAILRGEEPVEVQAAGEVLVGEGKKEAPQYSALDSGIDISVTDIQSSELASDGSQESAGELSERTRGHLASLLSGDTWQHLAQLLDLEFLVPCLGKEATPAHMLLQPENMKGVSMEKLRECLEVLGLKDCVAVLDQA from the exons ATGCTACTCCATAAGAGAACTGCATTAAAGGGTCTCGTGCTACttgagcg CGGTGGGATGAATTCCCCATATAGTGGAGAGTCTGCCTCTCCCTACTCCTCAGACCAGTCCATTGgggttccttctcctcctacagtGGTTGCTGCCTTCAACCGTCCATATGATG CCATCCACCATGATGGGCCATACATCAACATCCTGGAGCAACCACAGTCCAAGTTTCGATTCCGTTACAAAAGTGAGATGGTGGGTACACATGGACAGCTGAAGGCAGACCGAGCTGAGAAGAACAGAGCTGCCTTCCCTACAGTTAAG ctTTCCAAGTGGAACAGTGGTCCAGCTGTCATACGCCTCACTCTGTACACTGCTGAGGACAATATTAACCAGCGGAAGCGACACGTTCATGAACTGTCTGGGAAAAACTGCAACAAGGAGACAGGGAtttgtgaagtggtggtggatgaaAAAAGTGACTATACAGCTGT ATTCCAGAATCTTGGAATCATCCACATTGCAAAGCGTGACACAAGGGAGATAATCAAACAACGAAAGCTTGAAGAGTTAATGACTCTTGCCAGAGTGCGTAAGCCACATCACAGCAATGAGGAGATCCGTCGTAGCATCACCCCAACAGATCTTAAAAAG ATTGAtgaggaagcagaagaggaagcaaagagtATGGACCTGAACAAGGTGGTGCTGCGGTTCCAGGCTTTCCAGTATGACAAGAACATTGAGAGTTATAGACCCATTACTCTGCCTGTTGACTCTGATGTTGTCTTTAACCTAA AGAATGCCACTACTGGCGAGCTAAAGATAGTGCGGATGTCTGCATGCTCTGCCCCCTGCACTGGTGGGACAGAGATCTGGCTCCTGGTGGAGAAAGTGCGAAGAA ACAATGTCCATATCAAGTTCTTTGAGCTGGATGAGAATGACAGAGAGGTGTGGAAAGCTTATGGAGAGTTTGCTGATGCAGATGTTCACCACCAGTATGCTATTGTCTTCAG AACACCACGCTACAGGGTTACCAATCTGAGCACGTCCGTACGAGTGAAGGTACAACTTGAGCGCCCCACTGACAAAGACACAAGTGAGGCACTGGATTTCACCTATCTCCCTGACA GTCTGAAGAGGCCCCGAATCAACCTTGAGAACACCTTGGAAGAAGGGAAGCCGCACTTCAGTGACCTGCCTCCTGCCAAGAGATTTAACATCAGCTCCTATACAAATGAGGCCATTGATCTCAGTAACAACA CGAGGAATGTAGGCCAAGAGGACTCGATGCCACCACCTGACATAATTGAGATGATCATTAGAA GTCCTGAGCTAACTGACACCAGTGTGATGGGCCATTATGCACTGGAGGTGTCAAACCAGTCACCACAACATGTCGTCCCCTCACCAGCAATCCATGGGGACAGCAGCAATCAAGGCTTGTACTCCCCACTACACCCTGGGTCCACAGAAGTGACCTCCACCTACAGTAATGTGCTGCAG GTACCATCTCCAGTGCAGATGTCCCCCAGCTCCCCACAGTACAGCATGATGTCTCCTGGAGGGGAATCAGTTGGCTCACCTTCTTACCCTGGCTCTGGAGGAGTTGTAGTGACAACCACCCACTACTCTCAGCCATCACAGTCACCTCAGTATATTCAAGCACCCTCACCAGGGATGATGGTGCCTTCACCTGGCTACCAGGATCCTTCCCCTCAGCTCATCACACAACAGCAGTTtttacagcaacaacagcagcagcagcagcaacaacaacaacagcagcagttgaGACAAATACAGcttcagcagcaacaacagcaacagcaacagcaacagcagcagcagcagcagatgctTAAAACTGAGCCTTTAGGATCACATGTG GTGCAGGGTGCTAGCAGTGCTTGGGATGGCCTGCAGCAGGGAGGAGTCATGATGCAGCCCCttacacagccacagccacagccagtCCTTCAG GTTCCAGAGTACGATTTGCCCAACTGCTTCAGTGTTGGTAACATGGAACAGGAATCCTCACTGATGGATATCCTGGAAATTGCTGGTGAACAGCTTGGCTTTGAATCAGGATTTACTAACCCAGACATCAAGACAGATTACGGTGGCAAGAAGA GTTCAGACTCtaagaagaaactgaaggagcAACCCATTGGCTCAAGTCCATCTGTGGATGCACTCAGCAAGATGATGGCAGATGTCAGAGTGGACAGCTCATCAGGAAACAGCAACAGGAGGAATTTCCCCCCACAGCGGCCTGAAGGACAGTCTCAGCAACGACTGTCCCGAGATGCAGATGTGGCCTTCAGGGTGGCAGTGAGTGCTGCCGAGTGTCTCCAAGCATATGCAGCGACTGGGGACATATCGCTGCTCCTGGCAACGCACCGCTACCTCTTGGCTGTTCAGAATAACCAGGGAGATAC AGCCCTCCATACTGCTGTCAGCAATAAGAACATGGAAGCCTTCAACAAAATTCTTAAAGCAAGTGAGAAAATTAATCCAAGAGACCTCCTTAATGCCCAGAACTTTGCTCATGAA ACGGCCCTCCACCAAGCCATCCGTGGCAATGAGCTGACAATGGTACGTCGCTTGGTGGCCACACCAGGCTGCAATGTGAGTTTAGTGGACAGCCAGGGCAACACCCCCATCCACAGTGCTGCTGGCCTGCAGGACCCTCAGTGCTTGGATGCCCTCCTCACACAGCCTATCAATGGGGCTCGCTCTGCTCTCACCCAGGCCATCAACATCTACAATTACCAAG GAGAGACACCTCTGCATGTGGCTGTGGTGTCTGGCAGCCTGGAGTGTGTGCGGCGGCTGGTGGAGGCCGGGGCACAGGTACACCATTGTGACCGTAAGAGAGGAGCAAACCCTCTCCACCTGGCTGCCATGTTTGGGCGGAGGGACATTGCCGCATTCCTCATTGATCAT acGAGTGTGACTGTGGAGGCAGCCATGTTTGATGGCAACACAGCCCTCCATCTGGCAGCCCAAAGCAGAGATGCTGAGTTGTGCCGTCTCCTCATGAGAGCCAAG GCCGATCCTCAAGTCCGAAATGCCctaagtagaaggaaaaagtcCTCAGaatcagaagaggaagaagatgaagttgatgaggaagaggaggatgattctgaagaggaacatcaaggATACACCCCGTTGGACTATGctggagatgatgaggag ATCCTGGCAATCCTGCGTGGAGAGGAGCCTGTGGAGGTGCAGGCTGCAGGGGAGGTGTTGGTGGGGGAAGGCAAGAAAGAAGCTCCTCAGTACTCAGCGCTCGACTCTGGAATTGACATCTCTGTCACAGACATACAGAGTTCAGAGCTGGCCTCTGATGGAAGCCAAGAAAG TGCTGGGGAGCTGAGTGAGCGTACTCGAGGACACCTGGCAAGCCTCCTCAGCGGGGACACCTGGCAGCACCTTGCCCAGTTGCTTGACCTGGAGTTCCTGGTGCCATGCCTGGGCAAGGAAGCCACACCAGCCCACATGCTGCTTCAGCCGGAGAACATGAAG GGTGTGTCCATGGAGAAGCTGCGGGAGTGCCTGGAGGTGCTGGGCTTGAAGGACTGTGTCGCTGTGTTGGACCAGGCATAG
- the LOC135114766 gene encoding nuclear factor NF-kappa-B p100 subunit-like isoform X7, giving the protein MILVTSGGMNSPYSGESASPYSSDQSIGVPSPPTVVAAFNRPYDAIHHDGPYINILEQPQSKFRFRYKSEMVGTHGQLKADRAEKNRAAFPTVKLSKWNSGPAVIRLTLYTAEDNINQRKRHVHELSGKNCNKETGICEVVVDEKSDYTAVFQNLGIIHIAKRDTREIIKQRKLEELMTLARVRKPHHSNEEIRRSITPTDLKKIDEEAEEEAKSMDLNKVVLRFQAFQYDKNIESYRPITLPVDSDVVFNLKNATTGELKIVRMSACSAPCTGGTEIWLLVEKVRRNNVHIKFFELDENDREVWKAYGEFADADVHHQYAIVFRTPRYRVTNLSTSVRVKVQLERPTDKDTSEALDFTYLPDSLKRPRINLENTLEEGKPHFSDLPPAKRFNISSYTNEAIDLSNNTRNVGQEDSMPPPDIIEMIIRSPELTDTSVMGHYALEVSNQSPQHVVPSPAIHGDSSNQGLYSPLHPGSTEVTSTYSNVLQVPSPVQMSPSSPQYSMMSPGGESVGSPSYPGSGGVVVTTTHYSQPSQSPQYIQAPSPGMMVPSPGYQDPSPQLITQQQFLQQQQQQQQQQQQQQQLRQIQLQQQQQQQQQQQQQQQQMLKTEPLGSHVVQGASSAWDGLQQGGVMMQPLTQPQPQPVLQVPEYDLPNCFSVGNMEQESSLMDILEIAGEQLGFESGFTNPDIKTDYGGKKSSDSKKKLKEQPIGSSPSVDALSKMMADVRVDSSSGNSNRRNFPPQRPEGQSQQRLSRDADVAFRVAVSAAECLQAYAATGDISLLLATHRYLLAVQNNQGDTALHTAVSNKNMEAFNKILKASEKINPRDLLNAQNFAHETALHQAIRGNELTMVRRLVATPGCNVSLVDSQGNTPIHSAAGLQDPQCLDALLTQPINGARSALTQAINIYNYQGETPLHVAVVSGSLECVRRLVEAGAQVHHCDRKRGANPLHLAAMFGRRDIAAFLIDHTSVTVEAAMFDGNTALHLAAQSRDAELCRLLMRAKADPQVRNALSRRKKSSESEEEEDEVDEEEEDDSEEEHQGYTPLDYAGDDEEILAILRGEEPVEVQAAGEVLVGEGKKEAPQYSALDSGIDISVTDIQSSELASDGSQESAGELSERTRGHLASLLSGDTWQHLAQLLDLEFLVPCLGKEATPAHMLLQPENMKGVSMEKLRECLEVLGLKDCVAVLDQA; this is encoded by the exons ATGATACTGGTGACAAG CGGTGGGATGAATTCCCCATATAGTGGAGAGTCTGCCTCTCCCTACTCCTCAGACCAGTCCATTGgggttccttctcctcctacagtGGTTGCTGCCTTCAACCGTCCATATGATG CCATCCACCATGATGGGCCATACATCAACATCCTGGAGCAACCACAGTCCAAGTTTCGATTCCGTTACAAAAGTGAGATGGTGGGTACACATGGACAGCTGAAGGCAGACCGAGCTGAGAAGAACAGAGCTGCCTTCCCTACAGTTAAG ctTTCCAAGTGGAACAGTGGTCCAGCTGTCATACGCCTCACTCTGTACACTGCTGAGGACAATATTAACCAGCGGAAGCGACACGTTCATGAACTGTCTGGGAAAAACTGCAACAAGGAGACAGGGAtttgtgaagtggtggtggatgaaAAAAGTGACTATACAGCTGT ATTCCAGAATCTTGGAATCATCCACATTGCAAAGCGTGACACAAGGGAGATAATCAAACAACGAAAGCTTGAAGAGTTAATGACTCTTGCCAGAGTGCGTAAGCCACATCACAGCAATGAGGAGATCCGTCGTAGCATCACCCCAACAGATCTTAAAAAG ATTGAtgaggaagcagaagaggaagcaaagagtATGGACCTGAACAAGGTGGTGCTGCGGTTCCAGGCTTTCCAGTATGACAAGAACATTGAGAGTTATAGACCCATTACTCTGCCTGTTGACTCTGATGTTGTCTTTAACCTAA AGAATGCCACTACTGGCGAGCTAAAGATAGTGCGGATGTCTGCATGCTCTGCCCCCTGCACTGGTGGGACAGAGATCTGGCTCCTGGTGGAGAAAGTGCGAAGAA ACAATGTCCATATCAAGTTCTTTGAGCTGGATGAGAATGACAGAGAGGTGTGGAAAGCTTATGGAGAGTTTGCTGATGCAGATGTTCACCACCAGTATGCTATTGTCTTCAG AACACCACGCTACAGGGTTACCAATCTGAGCACGTCCGTACGAGTGAAGGTACAACTTGAGCGCCCCACTGACAAAGACACAAGTGAGGCACTGGATTTCACCTATCTCCCTGACA GTCTGAAGAGGCCCCGAATCAACCTTGAGAACACCTTGGAAGAAGGGAAGCCGCACTTCAGTGACCTGCCTCCTGCCAAGAGATTTAACATCAGCTCCTATACAAATGAGGCCATTGATCTCAGTAACAACA CGAGGAATGTAGGCCAAGAGGACTCGATGCCACCACCTGACATAATTGAGATGATCATTAGAA GTCCTGAGCTAACTGACACCAGTGTGATGGGCCATTATGCACTGGAGGTGTCAAACCAGTCACCACAACATGTCGTCCCCTCACCAGCAATCCATGGGGACAGCAGCAATCAAGGCTTGTACTCCCCACTACACCCTGGGTCCACAGAAGTGACCTCCACCTACAGTAATGTGCTGCAG GTACCATCTCCAGTGCAGATGTCCCCCAGCTCCCCACAGTACAGCATGATGTCTCCTGGAGGGGAATCAGTTGGCTCACCTTCTTACCCTGGCTCTGGAGGAGTTGTAGTGACAACCACCCACTACTCTCAGCCATCACAGTCACCTCAGTATATTCAAGCACCCTCACCAGGGATGATGGTGCCTTCACCTGGCTACCAGGATCCTTCCCCTCAGCTCATCACACAACAGCAGTTtttacagcaacaacagcagcagcagcagcaacaacaacaacagcagcagttgaGACAAATACAGcttcagcagcaacaacagcaacagcaacagcaacagcagcagcagcagcagatgctTAAAACTGAGCCTTTAGGATCACATGTG GTGCAGGGTGCTAGCAGTGCTTGGGATGGCCTGCAGCAGGGAGGAGTCATGATGCAGCCCCttacacagccacagccacagccagtCCTTCAG GTTCCAGAGTACGATTTGCCCAACTGCTTCAGTGTTGGTAACATGGAACAGGAATCCTCACTGATGGATATCCTGGAAATTGCTGGTGAACAGCTTGGCTTTGAATCAGGATTTACTAACCCAGACATCAAGACAGATTACGGTGGCAAGAAGA GTTCAGACTCtaagaagaaactgaaggagcAACCCATTGGCTCAAGTCCATCTGTGGATGCACTCAGCAAGATGATGGCAGATGTCAGAGTGGACAGCTCATCAGGAAACAGCAACAGGAGGAATTTCCCCCCACAGCGGCCTGAAGGACAGTCTCAGCAACGACTGTCCCGAGATGCAGATGTGGCCTTCAGGGTGGCAGTGAGTGCTGCCGAGTGTCTCCAAGCATATGCAGCGACTGGGGACATATCGCTGCTCCTGGCAACGCACCGCTACCTCTTGGCTGTTCAGAATAACCAGGGAGATAC AGCCCTCCATACTGCTGTCAGCAATAAGAACATGGAAGCCTTCAACAAAATTCTTAAAGCAAGTGAGAAAATTAATCCAAGAGACCTCCTTAATGCCCAGAACTTTGCTCATGAA ACGGCCCTCCACCAAGCCATCCGTGGCAATGAGCTGACAATGGTACGTCGCTTGGTGGCCACACCAGGCTGCAATGTGAGTTTAGTGGACAGCCAGGGCAACACCCCCATCCACAGTGCTGCTGGCCTGCAGGACCCTCAGTGCTTGGATGCCCTCCTCACACAGCCTATCAATGGGGCTCGCTCTGCTCTCACCCAGGCCATCAACATCTACAATTACCAAG GAGAGACACCTCTGCATGTGGCTGTGGTGTCTGGCAGCCTGGAGTGTGTGCGGCGGCTGGTGGAGGCCGGGGCACAGGTACACCATTGTGACCGTAAGAGAGGAGCAAACCCTCTCCACCTGGCTGCCATGTTTGGGCGGAGGGACATTGCCGCATTCCTCATTGATCAT acGAGTGTGACTGTGGAGGCAGCCATGTTTGATGGCAACACAGCCCTCCATCTGGCAGCCCAAAGCAGAGATGCTGAGTTGTGCCGTCTCCTCATGAGAGCCAAG GCCGATCCTCAAGTCCGAAATGCCctaagtagaaggaaaaagtcCTCAGaatcagaagaggaagaagatgaagttgatgaggaagaggaggatgattctgaagaggaacatcaaggATACACCCCGTTGGACTATGctggagatgatgaggag ATCCTGGCAATCCTGCGTGGAGAGGAGCCTGTGGAGGTGCAGGCTGCAGGGGAGGTGTTGGTGGGGGAAGGCAAGAAAGAAGCTCCTCAGTACTCAGCGCTCGACTCTGGAATTGACATCTCTGTCACAGACATACAGAGTTCAGAGCTGGCCTCTGATGGAAGCCAAGAAAG TGCTGGGGAGCTGAGTGAGCGTACTCGAGGACACCTGGCAAGCCTCCTCAGCGGGGACACCTGGCAGCACCTTGCCCAGTTGCTTGACCTGGAGTTCCTGGTGCCATGCCTGGGCAAGGAAGCCACACCAGCCCACATGCTGCTTCAGCCGGAGAACATGAAG GGTGTGTCCATGGAGAAGCTGCGGGAGTGCCTGGAGGTGCTGGGCTTGAAGGACTGTGTCGCTGTGTTGGACCAGGCATAG